Genomic segment of Dromiciops gliroides isolate mDroGli1 chromosome 3, mDroGli1.pri, whole genome shotgun sequence:
CAAGAGCATATCATGCCAGATTCATCCCATCTCctttcaaaataataatgatagctagcatgaatttattttaatataattttactgtttacatttttatttttaagtaatgcTATTATTCAAatgagtactttaaggtttgccaatttttttctgaatattatcttatttgatcctcacctgtgaggcaggtgctaataTGGtctccattttgaagatgaggaaactgaggcttagagtggttaggtgactttttcagggtcacgcAGTAAGTGACTAAGGggacatttgaactcaagtctttctgactccagacccagccctcTGGGCACCGTGCTGCCTGGATGCCTCTTTTTGGCAGAAGGGTGAGttagagcaaaacttcttaaactgtggatccacaccccatatggggtcgcataactgaatgtgggagttgtgaaaaatttggcaacagtaaaaggttatgtatcgTAAGGTGCTAAagttctagctatactgtctaaaatatctaatgagtggtcgctaataaattataagctttagcaagagtttagacttttaatcatttattaaggagaataagaagttggtgaagagagaggcctagattcatctatctaggGGAGCTGCAGTTATCCTGCTccgctctccacaagagtcctagCGAAAAGGAgtgagccagcctcgccccttcttcctcccacaaacaaatgtcacttcctgacgccaaagaaaagccacatggcttgctctcggacgccttctcctcatggcagagctttcctatagtagctctcccacaggtggcatcattccaatcattacagtatacctattttatatacctatatacccagggtcatgtaaacatttctcaaatgaaaaggggtcacaaatggaaaaaaaaagtttaagaagccttgaatTAGAGGATAAATTTAGCTTGCTTATATTTtaactttaatatttaattttccccaattatatataaaaagaatttccaacctttgtttttttgtaagtttgagttccaaattctcccctattctccctccctttccctccccgcTCATTGGgaaggcaagtcatttgataAAAGTGGCTTCTCTATATTTTAGCCAAGTACCTAACGTAGCCTCTTCATCTGTTCTGgataaaatggagaaatatgaACTAGATGAAGTACCCCTTAGAGTAGATTTTGAACTGAAAGAATGGCTGGATCCAAAGAGTCATCAGTGATGGTTTGATAGTCATATATAATTCCTATCCAACGTTCCTCCATCAAGCCTTCACCCAAAGACCTCCGGTGAAGGTATCTGCACCCTTCCCCAGACAGCCCCTTCTGCTTTGGGACAGCTCCAGCTATGaggaagtttgggtttttttccccgaCATCTGTCCTAAATCTGCCCTTTTGTAGCTTTCAtcatctctttgcaacttctcatTCTGCCCACTGGCTCCAAGAAGAgcctctctcttccacatgatgcccaaagaatctgtgattttgtcagtgtggATACTCCCAGAGTGGGCACTTCTTCCATCAatgtagattgtaagctctctgTGATtaatagtgttaagggctaaaattctagctaaactgtctaaaatatctaatgagtggtcgccaataaattataagctttagcaagagttagacttttaagcatttattaaggagaataagaatttgataaagagagagagaaaggcctagattcctatctattaaagggagagcgcatttctagctcccttctccgccagagtccagaggaaagagcgcgagaccgagcgcccgtctcttccttcctcctcccactagtccttgtcacttcctgaagcctggtcttgccctcaaagacctttgcttcatgggcagaactcttctacagtaagtatccagcaggtggcgtcattccaatcgttacaatagggAAGCCCCAAGGGAATTACTTGAGAAGTCCAATGAGTTGTCCCAGATGGTAGGAAGTGTGAGAATCAAGCAAGCAGTGCTTTAAGCCTAATgccctatccattataccacacagCCTCTGAGTTGCACACTGTAACTATTaagatgcttcttttttttttcttttctttctttttttgaggcaataggaagttaaatgacttactcagggtcctTAGAGGccatatattgacttaaaaaaccacaaattgggggcagctaggtggcaaggtgggtaaagcatcagccctggattcgggagaacctgagttcaaatccggcctcagacacttgatacttactaactgtgtgaccctgggaaagtcacactcaacctttattgccctgcaaaacaaacaaacaaaccaaaaaaaaaccccgcaaattaacattatctattttgtactaagtttttatttattgtgttaaattTCCCAATCTCCCTCCAGGCcacattgggggggggcggtgtttgacacctctgttttaGACAATCCCCAGACAGAGCCATCTGCCAGAAAGCTTCTGACATATTCCTCCAGTTTTGCCATATCGAACTCATCCTCCAGAGGGTTTACATCCAGTAAAAGGGAAAACTTGGCCTCAGTGGCAGGCTTGTGAAATTTCTTTGACTCATCCTGAACAGGACattcttttctcagtttcttttcttcttcactttcctccTTGTTGGATCGAAAAAGGTCAATGTCTTCGTCATTCTTACTATCTGTAGCTCTGCTGCCTGTGATATCTTCTACGTCAGGAGGCCTGGCCTTGCCCAAAGCCTTCTTGATTCCTGGCAAGCTTACCTTTTGCTTCTCATGAGACTTAATGTGGTTACGCCCATGGAGGGCATGGTGTCCGTCAGCAGACTTGCACAGACCAAGACCACCATGTCAGCCTGGGAAGGCATATCCCTTTCAACGTCACCCTTATCCATCAGAAAGTCATTGGGGTTCTGGAGACCATTGGGTGTCTTGAAACCTTCGAAGCCCATGATGGTGGGCTTAATCAGAGAAAAATGATGACCCCGGCTAGCAGCAGTCATtggcaaaaaaaaagaggactccttccctctatttcttttagacttttttttttgtttgttttgtttgtttgtttgtttgcgaggaaatgaggattaagttacttgcccagggtcacacagctagtgtcaagtgtctgaggctggatttgaactcaggtccttctgaatctagggctggtgctttatccactgcaccacctagctgcccccttccctctatttcttttcttttcttttcttttttgcagggcaattggggttaagtgacttgcccagggtcacacagctagtaagtgttaagtatctgaggccagatttgaactcaaggtcctcctgaatccagggccagtgctctatccactgcgccacctagctgccccccttctctctatttctaATCTTCCATCTCAGCTTAGATGCTTTTGTGgggggagcagtgagggttaagtgacttgccagggtcacacagctagtaagtgtcaagtgtctgaggctggatttgaactcgggtcttcctgaatccagggctggtgctttatctactgtaccacctagctgccccaactagatGCTTTCTGTACCATGTGGATTGTCCTGGTTGTGAATACCTCCATACTGTTTGTAACAGTTAGAATAATTAATCCAGCCATGCACATAGGCATTATAGGCTGCTagattttacagtggagaaagcactgggcctggagtcaggaagatctgagttcaaatttgttcttAGACATGTAATAGCTgggtaaccccaggcaagtcacataacctctatttgcctcagtttcctaatctaaaaaatggagataatactagcacctacctcccagcattgttgtgaggatcaaatgagataataattgtaaagtgcttcataataAGCACTGTgtaaattttagctatttttattaatggggcaatgaggtggcacagtggagagagtgccaggcttggagtcagaaagactcatctctctgagttcaaatctggcctcagacacttactacctatgtgaccctgggcaagtcacttcaccctgcttgcctcagtttactcatctggaaaatgagctgaagaaggaaatggcaagaacatttgccaagaaaactccaaatgaggtcatgaagagctggacgtGACTAAAAAACAACCGAACCACAAGTCATACTCCTATAATTCTTTAGGttttgcaatgtgctttacaaatattatgttgtTTGATTTTCTAGAtagtcctgggagataggtactcaTATTATatgtgcattttacagatgaagaaatgcagGGTCAGAGAGGTTTCGACTTGGCTAAGAGTCACAAAGCAAAGTAAGAGGCTTTAATTTGTAATTAAATAATGGAAttttttgaacccagggccttctgactccaaggccagcacttcaTCCAGTGCCCCACAATGCCCTTGATAGCACAGCCAAGGCTCAAACCTTGGGAACCCCTGACCTCTGGTCCCCCAGCCCACCCTCTGGCCCCAGCACTACGCCTGTTCAAGCCCCAGACAGTCATTTCATCGTGACTCTGGCCTTCTCCCCATCCTCAGAGGCCTGTCCTCCAATCTCCCCGTTCTCCCTGCTAGGGCAGCTCTCTGGGATTATCTCTTCCTGTCATCGGATTTCCCCCCTGCCTTTATTCTCCCCACCCCATGAACTTTACAGAAAACCTCTGTGGTTTACAGCCAAGTCCCCATGTTTACAATTCCTCTCCGTTCAGAATCCTCGGTGGCTGCGTGCCTTCTAATCTTTCCTCCTGGGGGGTCTGGACGAGAGGCAGCTGGGCCGGAATCGGCCACAAGAATGCAGGAGCCAAGAGGCAGCTTTTCCATTCTCCCCACCAGGGGAACAATTGAAAGAGTCCCTGTGAAATTCTTGGAATAACACAGCCCTTACGCGGGTTGTCCGAGCGCCAATGAAAAGATGATAAAGcattgaattttcattttgggaacaaTGGGAAGATTTACGTACGGAGGTTCCTCTTAAAGTTGTGAATCTTTATAAGATTTAAAAATAGATTctcagcttttttgtttgtttcaggagAGGCCTTGATATCATAGGATTCAATTAAGcttgacaagcatttatgaatGGTCCACCAAGTTCCACACGCTGTGCCAGGTGCTGGAGATGCAGAGAAAAACATAACATCATCCCTGTCCTCGGGGAGCTTCTAGTCTTTTGGAAAGAAAAACCATGATTAAATGCAaatattatacaaaatgattttAGAGGGAGGGTGCAAATTTAAGGTCAAGGACAGTTTGTTAATGTTAGAATACAGGGCACAATAGAAGGGGAGACCAGTGTGTAATAGGGAGCCAAGCAGGATGATGGGCCATTCGTGATGAGTATGAGGGAGTGAAGAGAGGTGACCAGGAAGGAAAACTTTGGCTCTGGCAGATGGTGACTGTGGATTGAGGACTTCAGAGCAGAACAGGAGGCCAGCCAATTGTCCCACCCTTCCACACTAGCGGTGCCCATGTACATGTTATTCTCTGGACAAGAGGTAGGAGGCAGATGGGAGCAGGGGACACATCAGGAGAGATGATGAGTTTCTCATCCTGCTTGAAGGCCAGGGAAGTAGTTGGTGGAATTTGGGGTCTGGCCCAGGAGTTTTGGAGGAGGGGGGTGTATTTGAGTTACTCATCCTTTGATGCTCTGCCCCTGCCCCATGGCTCACTCTAAAACTGAatagattagggggcagctaggtggcaaagtggataaagcactggccctggattcaggaggacctgagttcaaatctggcctcagacacttgacacttactagctgtgtgaccgtgggcaagtcacttaacccccattgccccacaaaaacaaaaaacaaaacaagacaaaactaAATAGATTATCTCTCtcaaggtgggtttttttttagaggTGAGGGTGCACCTTGGTGGCTATCTTTGGTCCTGGAAGAGTATTTGGCATTGAGGGGCCAAAAGTTGGTaggggaatgaatgaatttatgaaCTGTGTATGAGGTCCTTGTGACTGACATGAATGGGGTGCTGTATGTGGAGTCAGaggtttgttgtggttgttcagtcatttcaatggtATCTGGCTCttggtgactccatttagggttttcttggcagagatactggagcagtttgtcatttccttctccagctcatttgacagatgaggaaaccgaggcaagcagcgtaaagtgatttgcccagggtcacacagctactaagtatgtgaggcaggatttgaactcaggaagatgagtcttcccgacttccGGCCCAGCCATCTGAGCACTATGGTGTCACCTAGCTTAGATCTCTTTGGTTAACTCCTTGTGTGACACTGATTAGTCTTCCCAATTTCTCTGGACCTcgtttttttctctgtaaaactaaagggttggactaggtcaggagttcttaacctttgttaTGTCGTgcaccccttgggcagtctggtgaagcctgtggaccccttctcagaattaattttttttttttgagatattttattttttccgttacatgtaaagatagttctcaacttttgtttatacatgctttacactttcagatttttctccctccctccctcccctccctccctcccctccctcccccctcccctagacagcaggtaatctgatataggttatatctatatatatctatacatatacatatagatatatatatacacacatatatatacacataatcacattaatcctatttctgcattaatcctgttacaagagaaagaatcagagcagtgatgcaaaacctcaaaatagaaaaaaaaaaacaacagcacccaaaacaaaagaaataatatggttcaatcagcatctatactccacagttctttctttctttttttttcttggatttggagatcctcttctatcatgagttccctggaactcttctgtaccattgcattggtgagaagaatatagtccatcacagtaggtcaacactcaatgttgatgatactgtgtacaatgttcttctggttctgctcatctcactcatcatcagctcacgtaagaccctccaggtttctctgaactcttcctgctcatcatttcttacagcacaatagtattccattgtattcatataccacaacttgtccagccattccccaattgatgggcaccccctcaacttccaattccttgctaccacgtaaagagcagctataaatatttttgtacatgtgggtccctttcccccttccatgatttctttgggcaaaagacctaaaagtgggattgctgggtcaaagggtatgcacagctttatcgccctttgggcataattccaaattgctctccagaatggttggatcagctcacagctccaccaacaatgcattagtgttccaattttcccacagcctctccaacatttattatcttccttttttgtcattttagccaatctgataggtgtcaggtggtacctcagagttgttttaatttgcatctctctaatcattagagatttagagcattttttcatatgggaatagatagctttggtttcttcatcagaaaactgcctgttcatatcctttgaccatttctcaattggggaatgacttggattcttataaatttgatttaattccctatatattttagagatgaggcctttatcagaagcactggcctcaaaaattgtttcccagctttctgcctcccttctaattttggatgcattgcttctgtttgtacaaaaattttttaatttaatataatcaaaatcatccactttgcattttataatatactctatctcatgtttggtcaaaaactgttctcctttccaaagatctgataggtacactattcctttctctcctaatttacctatggtatcacctcttatgtctaaatcatgtatccattttgaccttattttagtataaggtgtaagatgttggtctatgcctaatttctgccatactatcttccagttttcccagcagtttttgtcaaatactgagttcctatcccataagctggagtctttgggtttatcaaacactacattactagtgtcatttactactgcatttcctgagcctagcctattccattgatctaccactctattttttagccagtaccagatagttttgatgactgccgctttatagtaaagctccaggttcgGTACCGCCAACCCACCTCCCTGTGAATTCTTTTTCACTATTTCCCTGGACATTCCCGAccctttgtttctccagatgaattctgCCACCATTCTTTCTAGCTGCATAAAATAACCCTTAGgcagcctgattggtatggcactgaacaagcAAAccaatttaggcagtattgtcatttctaCTATACTAGCTCTGcccatccatgagcaattgatatctttccaatcaTCTAGATCCGATtcgatttgtgtgaagagtgtttggcagttgtgttcatagagttcctgggtccgtcctggcaagtagactcccaagtattccacattacctaccgttacttcaaatggaatttctctttccatctcttgccgCTGGACcttgttggtcatgtacagaaatgctgatgatttatgtggatttattttatatcctgctaccttgccaaagttgttaattgtttcaagtaatttttgacttgattctcgaggattcctcaagtataccatcatatcatctgcaaagagtgacagcTTTGTcccctccttgcctattctaattcctttaattcctttctcttctctgattgctaaagccaACATTTCCAGGACAATACCAAACAATAGgggtgacaatggacatccctgttctacccctgatcttattgggaaggcctctaatttatctccattgcatataatacctGCTGATGGCCccaggtagatactgtttaccaTTCCAAGGAAAGCTCCCCCCATTCccaaactctccagtgttttcactaggaatgggtgctgtactttgtcaaaagctttctctgcatctaccgagataatcacatgattttggttggttcTCCCATTGATGTGGCCGAccatgttaatagttttcctaatgttgaaccagccctgcaagaattaatttttattgaaggaaata
This window contains:
- the LOC122746228 gene encoding LOW QUALITY PROTEIN: elongation factor 1-beta-like (The sequence of the model RefSeq protein was modified relative to this genomic sequence to represent the inferred CDS: inserted 1 base in 1 codon); translation: MGFEGFKTPNGLQNPNDFLMDKGDVERDMPSQADMVVLVCASXADGHHALHGRNHIKSHEKQKVSLPGIKKALGKARPPDVEDITGSRATDSKNDEDIDLFRSNKEESEEEKKLRKECPVQDESKKFHKPATEAKFSLLLDVNPLEDEFDMAKLEEYVRSFLADGSVWGLSKTEVSNTAPPQCGLEGDWEI